The following are encoded together in the Pontibacter liquoris genome:
- a CDS encoding acetyl-CoA C-acyltransferase gives MNTAYVVDILRTPVGKFGGTLSTVRPDDMAALVLKEIVARHPNLDPALIEDVVLGAANQAGEDNRNVARMALLLAGLPQEIGGVTVNRLCASGLQAIIDASRAISCGDGEVYLAGGVESMTRAPFVMAKAETAFSRTPEIYDTTIGWRFTNEKLSKLHYPFAMGETAENVADRYGISRETQDEFAHSSQLKYKAAAEAGKFKEEIVPVPIPQRKGEDLVFDTDEHPRLSSVEKLAALNPAFKKGGSVTAGNSSGINDGAAASIIVSEAVLKRFNLTPMARVVAAAVAGVDPAHMGMGPVPATQKALQRAGLSINDIDLFEVNEAFASQAVACMQQLNLDPAKVNVNGGSIAIGHPLGASGTRISATLLHEMKRRDNVRYGLATMCVGVGQGVAVIYEKM, from the coding sequence ATGAACACAGCTTATGTCGTAGACATACTCCGCACGCCGGTAGGCAAGTTTGGCGGCACCCTCAGCACGGTGCGACCCGATGATATGGCGGCCCTGGTGCTGAAGGAAATCGTAGCCCGTCATCCCAATCTGGACCCGGCGCTGATAGAAGATGTGGTGCTGGGCGCGGCAAACCAGGCCGGCGAAGACAACCGCAACGTGGCCCGTATGGCGCTGCTGCTGGCCGGGCTTCCGCAGGAGATCGGCGGCGTAACCGTAAATCGCTTGTGCGCCTCGGGGCTGCAGGCCATCATCGATGCCTCGCGGGCTATCAGCTGCGGCGATGGCGAAGTATACCTGGCCGGCGGCGTGGAAAGTATGACGCGGGCGCCTTTTGTGATGGCAAAAGCAGAAACCGCTTTTTCACGAACTCCTGAAATTTACGATACCACCATCGGTTGGCGCTTTACCAACGAAAAGCTCTCAAAGCTGCATTACCCTTTTGCCATGGGCGAAACAGCCGAGAACGTAGCAGACCGTTACGGTATTTCACGTGAAACGCAGGATGAGTTTGCCCATAGTTCGCAGCTAAAGTATAAAGCAGCCGCTGAAGCCGGTAAGTTTAAAGAGGAGATTGTGCCTGTGCCTATTCCGCAGCGCAAAGGCGAGGATTTGGTATTCGACACCGACGAGCATCCGCGGTTATCTTCCGTAGAGAAGCTGGCTGCGCTGAACCCTGCCTTTAAAAAAGGCGGCTCGGTAACGGCAGGCAATTCCTCGGGCATCAACGATGGGGCCGCAGCTTCTATTATTGTGAGCGAAGCGGTGCTGAAACGCTTTAACCTGACCCCGATGGCCCGTGTGGTAGCGGCTGCCGTAGCGGGCGTAGACCCGGCCCATATGGGCATGGGACCAGTGCCCGCTACACAGAAAGCGCTGCAACGCGCCGGACTAAGTATAAACGACATCGATCTGTTTGAAGTAAACGAAGCCTTTGCCTCGCAGGCTGTGGCCTGTATGCAGCAGCTAAACCTCGACCCTGCGAAAGTAAACGTGAACGGCGGCTCCATTGCCATCGGGCACCCGCTCGGGGCCAGCGGCACCCGCATCTCGGCCACGCTGCTGCACGAAATGAAGCGCCGCGACAATGTACGATATGGCCTGGCCACTATGTGCGTAGGCGTAGGTCAGGGCGTAGCTGTGATTTATGAAAAGATGTAA
- a CDS encoding DUF4293 domain-containing protein, protein MIQRIQSVFLLLLALAMVAMLFLPLWSKTDATTNETVVLTAWTLKSHILNKQGDIVSAGNLPAKSAFIIGMLAIAAAVVALYEIFQYKNRLNQMKLGLLNTLVIAALLGTSFYYAAYVGAEMVKAGNNGAYEAGFYLPMLALLLNALANRFIKRDEDLVRSVDRLR, encoded by the coding sequence ATGATACAAAGAATTCAATCCGTATTTCTATTGCTGCTGGCTTTGGCCATGGTGGCCATGTTGTTTCTGCCGCTTTGGTCCAAAACAGACGCTACAACCAACGAAACCGTGGTGCTGACCGCCTGGACGCTGAAGTCGCACATCCTCAACAAACAGGGCGACATAGTTTCGGCTGGTAACCTGCCTGCAAAAAGTGCTTTTATTATCGGGATGCTGGCCATTGCCGCCGCTGTGGTAGCCCTCTACGAGATCTTCCAGTATAAAAACCGCCTGAACCAGATGAAGCTGGGATTGCTTAACACCCTGGTGATCGCCGCACTGCTGGGCACTTCATTCTATTATGCCGCCTATGTGGGCGCCGAAATGGTTAAGGCAGGCAACAACGGCGCGTACGAAGCCGGTTTTTACCTACCCATGCTGGCCCTGCTGCTCAATGCGCTGGCCAACCGCTTCATCAAGCGCGATGAGGATCTGGTCCGGTCGGTAGATAGATTACGCTAG
- a CDS encoding DUF4476 domain-containing protein, giving the protein MRKLLLPLLLVLLALPVFAQASVLVLTAERGEAFVAKIDGRTMNRTASNLVRLDNLRPGKHYVQLKVRSRQGVYELGQQVFVAAGVEATYGIRTLGRSGKAYLRLLSERALLPPPVVSRPVPRPHYPDYRDRYDDRDNDRYEPAPPRYDNDYCRNLMTAQEVDRLRQTIRSRDFESSKLSIARDAVSRGSLLAEDLKRLLQEFDHESTRVEFAKFAYEYVCDKDHFYYIYDLFRFDSSVQELERYSGNRR; this is encoded by the coding sequence ATGAGAAAGCTTCTACTTCCGCTCTTGCTTGTGCTGCTGGCCCTGCCGGTGTTTGCACAAGCGTCTGTCCTGGTTTTAACTGCCGAACGGGGCGAGGCCTTTGTGGCTAAAATTGATGGCAGAACCATGAACCGCACCGCCTCCAACCTGGTGCGCCTCGATAACCTGCGGCCCGGAAAGCATTACGTGCAGCTAAAAGTAAGAAGCCGGCAGGGCGTCTATGAGCTGGGGCAGCAGGTGTTTGTGGCCGCCGGCGTAGAAGCCACCTATGGCATCCGCACCCTGGGCCGAAGCGGAAAAGCCTACCTGCGCCTGCTCAGCGAGCGTGCTTTGCTGCCACCGCCGGTCGTAAGCAGGCCCGTGCCGCGACCTCATTACCCCGATTACCGCGACAGGTACGATGACCGCGATAACGACCGCTACGAACCCGCTCCACCGCGCTACGATAACGACTACTGCCGCAATCTGATGACCGCCCAGGAAGTGGACCGCCTACGCCAGACCATCCGCAGCCGCGACTTCGAGAGCTCCAAACTAAGTATAGCCCGCGACGCCGTGAGCAGGGGCAGCCTACTGGCCGAAGACCTGAAGCGCCTCCTGCAGGAATTCGACCACGAGAGCACCCGCGTGGAGTTTGCCAAATTCGCCTACGAGTACGTCTGCGACAAAGACCACTTCTATTACATCTACGATCTCTTCCGCTTCGATAGCAGCGTGCAGGAACTGGAAAGGTATAGCGGCAACAGAAGGTAA
- a CDS encoding outer membrane beta-barrel protein, whose translation MKKLILPLLLFLLSGSVLAQKTDAARAAKHKFYAGIGLTSVPYHIYYKNPKTSGYLPSDYFVPFAANLGYRLTEKATLQGGVAYGGDKDQGSWLPDGQDTLAYEMASRTRVVAVPVTARINILKLYKRFPVYVTGTLMPAYGVTTLKTTQTSHAATTTHRVKDAGMDVFSTAGFGITYRISNCMQGYAEVLPFKYNLTGENSRDLDWERYASQARQLYKSLGFWVNYTL comes from the coding sequence ATGAAAAAGCTTATACTTCCGCTGCTGCTATTCCTGTTATCCGGATCAGTATTAGCGCAGAAAACGGATGCCGCTAGGGCAGCAAAGCATAAGTTCTATGCAGGTATCGGCCTCACCAGTGTACCGTATCATATCTATTATAAAAATCCCAAGACTTCCGGTTATCTGCCCTCCGACTACTTCGTTCCGTTTGCAGCTAACCTGGGATACCGCTTAACGGAAAAGGCAACATTGCAGGGAGGTGTAGCCTACGGCGGAGATAAAGACCAGGGTAGCTGGCTCCCTGACGGGCAGGATACGCTGGCATATGAGATGGCTTCGCGTACGCGTGTTGTAGCTGTTCCGGTAACCGCACGCATCAACATCCTTAAGCTATACAAGCGCTTTCCGGTGTATGTAACGGGCACGCTGATGCCGGCTTATGGCGTCACTACATTAAAGACCACCCAAACAAGCCATGCAGCCACAACAACCCACCGGGTAAAAGATGCCGGCATGGATGTGTTCTCCACAGCGGGGTTTGGGATTACTTACAGGATAAGCAATTGCATGCAAGGGTATGCCGAAGTGCTGCCTTTTAAGTATAACCTCACCGGGGAAAACTCCCGTGACCTTGACTGGGAACGGTATGCCTCCCAAGCCCGCCAGCTTTATAAGTCGCTGGGTTTTTGGGTGAATTATACTTTGTAA
- a CDS encoding outer membrane beta-barrel protein encodes MKANFLVLSLLLISVYGMAQQRTAPDSTNKKFYVGVGASSIGFNLEYQDEPKSGDFRPVISLHGGYKLNKRVSLQIGFSYGNNTDKYDYVYVEAQDKLIYYSEISQTRAIAIPVTLKYGFLYPFRHLQFYGTTILTPIISSTSLKKTEQREDVTTVTYNTKASGFNAYLTAGFGLNYTISKRLDMYGELHLLHRSFNRDWPRKTSILTLAL; translated from the coding sequence ATGAAAGCGAACTTTCTTGTTTTAAGTCTTCTATTGATATCTGTATATGGCATGGCCCAGCAGCGTACCGCCCCAGACTCTACTAATAAAAAATTTTATGTAGGCGTGGGAGCAAGTTCCATCGGTTTTAACTTAGAGTATCAGGATGAACCAAAAAGCGGCGATTTTAGGCCCGTAATATCATTACATGGCGGTTATAAACTGAACAAGAGGGTAAGCTTGCAAATCGGGTTCTCCTACGGGAATAATACTGACAAGTATGATTACGTGTATGTAGAAGCGCAAGACAAGCTGATTTATTACAGTGAGATCTCCCAAACGCGGGCCATTGCAATCCCTGTTACCTTAAAGTATGGCTTTCTATATCCTTTCAGGCATTTGCAATTTTACGGAACAACAATTCTTACGCCTATTATCAGCAGCACCAGCCTCAAAAAGACGGAACAGCGCGAGGATGTAACGACGGTTACTTATAACACCAAAGCATCGGGTTTTAACGCTTATCTTACTGCAGGCTTTGGGTTGAATTATACTATAAGTAAGCGGCTCGACATGTATGGCGAGCTGCATTTGCTTCACAGAAGTTTTAACCGGGATTGGCCAAGAAAGACGAGCATCCTTACCCTAGCTCTTTAG
- a CDS encoding AIR synthase related protein yields MENRYLQRGVSASKEDVHNAIKNIDKGLFPKAFCKIIPDVLTGDPEYCALMHADGAGTKSALAYMYWKETGDLNVWKGIAQDAVVMNTDDLLCVGATDNILLSSTIGRNKHLIPGEVIGAIINGTEEVLQMMRDNGVGIYSTGGETADVGDLVRTIIVDSTVTARMRRSEVISNHTIQPGDVIVGFASYGQATYEDEYNGGMGSNGLTSARHDVFHKYLSASYPESYDPELPVDLVYSGNYKLTDVEPETGLEMGKLVLSPTRTYAPIVMEILKAHRPHIHGMVHCSGGAQTKVLHFTDKVHIIKDNLFPVPPLFRIIQAQSHTDWKEMYKVFNMGHRLEIYLPEEYAQDLIDISKSFGVDAQVIGRVKKSKTNELTIRSPYGEFYYEG; encoded by the coding sequence ATGGAAAACAGATACCTGCAACGTGGCGTCTCGGCTTCAAAAGAAGACGTGCACAATGCCATCAAGAACATCGACAAAGGCTTATTCCCAAAAGCATTCTGCAAGATCATCCCGGATGTCCTGACCGGCGACCCGGAATACTGTGCGCTGATGCACGCCGACGGCGCCGGCACCAAGTCGGCACTGGCCTATATGTACTGGAAAGAAACCGGCGACCTGAACGTATGGAAAGGTATTGCACAGGATGCCGTGGTGATGAACACCGACGATTTACTGTGCGTGGGCGCCACCGATAATATCCTGCTCTCTTCTACCATCGGACGCAACAAGCACCTGATTCCCGGCGAGGTGATCGGGGCCATCATCAACGGCACTGAAGAAGTGCTGCAGATGATGCGCGACAACGGCGTGGGCATTTACAGCACCGGTGGCGAAACAGCCGACGTGGGCGATCTGGTGCGCACCATTATTGTAGACAGCACCGTAACTGCCCGCATGCGCCGCAGCGAAGTGATCTCGAACCATACCATACAGCCCGGCGATGTAATTGTGGGGTTTGCCTCTTACGGGCAGGCCACCTACGAGGACGAGTATAACGGCGGCATGGGCAGCAATGGCCTTACCTCGGCCCGCCACGATGTGTTTCATAAATACCTCTCGGCTTCGTACCCGGAGAGCTACGACCCCGAGTTGCCTGTGGACCTGGTATACTCCGGCAACTATAAACTGACGGATGTGGAGCCGGAAACCGGCCTGGAAATGGGCAAGCTGGTGCTTTCGCCTACCCGCACCTATGCGCCCATTGTGATGGAGATACTGAAAGCACACCGCCCGCACATCCACGGCATGGTGCATTGCAGCGGCGGGGCGCAAACCAAAGTGCTCCACTTCACCGACAAGGTACATATCATCAAAGACAACCTGTTCCCGGTGCCGCCACTGTTCCGCATTATTCAGGCGCAAAGCCACACTGACTGGAAAGAGATGTACAAGGTCTTTAACATGGGCCACCGCCTGGAAATTTACCTGCCCGAGGAGTATGCGCAGGACCTGATCGATATTTCTAAATCGTTTGGTGTGGACGCGCAGGTAATAGGTCGCGTAAAGAAGAGCAAAACGAATGAGCTAACCATCCGCAGCCCTTACGGCGAGTTTTACTACGAAGGGTAA
- a CDS encoding OmpA family protein, translated as MHHMPLKPFAPKLKTAGLLLLLVLVLAACGTGKYLSKGDKRFAQEQYERAITYYKQALAKDSTSAEINYRIAEAYRRSNRIAQAAPYYKAALDGGSKREDTYFYYGLALKANGEYEEALNQFQDYARIGSNPQLKANAAKEVETFGNLNDILRGKQAYDVQNLLALNTDASEFAPYVLNNELVFSSTRGAGKVYLGNGEGFLDIFAATLSDSTKLTDSTAALGGAVHKFDGINVEGLHDALATFANDGSTMVFARGNEGTKKGRQNVDLYISFHRAGGWTEPKLLNINDPQAWDSSPAFSPDGKTLYFASSRKGGLGGNDIYKATLDDNGRFSAPENLGPGINTPGNESFVSVGPDGTLYIASDGLPGLGNLDLFRVENGKPVNMGQPVNSPGDDFGIFFQDKYKGYFASNRAGGRGNDDLYLLQKSARKQVNFFVDGTLFQLPEGARQRDAVPSHPVVLQDEQGKRLRDVTTDASGKFTFALDTASTYFLVAEKPGFFTARQRITTVGKMPPQDQLPNEVNEVRLTATLVLNEIVKEKAIVLENIFYDYDKANIRPDAAVELDKLVQVLQDNPKITIELSSHTDARGSDAYNQDLSQRRAESAVEYIISKGIDRARITAKGYGESRPVVKNAKTEEEHQRNRRTEFKVVRIQE; from the coding sequence ATGCACCACATGCCTCTAAAGCCTTTCGCTCCAAAACTTAAAACTGCCGGCTTATTGCTGCTGCTTGTCCTGGTGCTTGCTGCCTGCGGCACGGGCAAATACCTGAGCAAGGGCGATAAGCGGTTTGCGCAGGAGCAGTACGAGCGGGCCATTACCTACTACAAGCAGGCGCTGGCAAAAGACAGCACCTCCGCGGAGATCAACTACCGCATCGCGGAAGCTTACCGCCGCTCTAACCGCATTGCCCAGGCGGCCCCATACTATAAAGCGGCGCTGGATGGCGGCAGCAAGCGGGAGGATACCTACTTTTATTATGGACTGGCCCTGAAGGCAAACGGCGAGTATGAGGAGGCGCTCAACCAATTCCAGGATTATGCCCGCATTGGCAGCAATCCCCAGCTCAAAGCCAACGCTGCCAAAGAAGTGGAGACCTTCGGCAACCTGAACGACATTTTACGCGGCAAGCAGGCTTACGACGTACAGAACCTGCTGGCGCTGAACACCGATGCCTCAGAGTTTGCACCTTATGTGCTTAACAACGAGCTGGTGTTTTCTTCTACCCGCGGCGCCGGCAAAGTATACCTGGGCAATGGCGAAGGCTTTCTCGATATTTTCGCGGCGACGCTCTCCGATTCTACCAAATTAACGGATTCTACGGCTGCCCTGGGCGGCGCGGTGCATAAGTTTGATGGCATAAATGTAGAAGGGCTGCACGACGCGTTGGCCACCTTTGCCAACGACGGCAGCACCATGGTGTTTGCCCGCGGCAACGAAGGCACCAAAAAAGGGCGTCAGAACGTGGATCTCTATATTTCCTTCCACCGCGCCGGCGGCTGGACAGAACCCAAACTCCTGAACATAAACGATCCGCAAGCCTGGGACTCTTCGCCTGCTTTTTCGCCGGATGGTAAAACGCTATACTTCGCCTCCAGTCGCAAAGGCGGGCTGGGCGGCAACGATATCTACAAAGCTACGCTGGATGATAACGGGCGCTTCTCGGCTCCCGAAAACCTGGGTCCAGGTATAAACACGCCGGGCAACGAGAGCTTTGTGTCCGTTGGTCCAGATGGTACGCTATACATTGCCTCCGACGGCTTGCCCGGACTGGGCAACCTGGATTTGTTCCGCGTGGAAAATGGCAAGCCCGTAAACATGGGGCAGCCGGTCAACTCGCCGGGCGACGACTTTGGCATTTTTTTCCAGGACAAGTATAAAGGCTACTTCGCGTCGAACCGTGCAGGCGGCCGCGGGAACGATGACTTGTACCTGCTGCAGAAGTCGGCGCGCAAGCAAGTAAACTTTTTTGTGGATGGTACCCTGTTTCAGCTGCCTGAAGGTGCCCGCCAGCGTGATGCCGTGCCAAGCCACCCCGTGGTGCTGCAGGATGAGCAGGGCAAGCGCCTGCGCGACGTGACCACCGACGCCAGCGGTAAGTTTACGTTTGCCCTCGATACGGCATCTACCTACTTCCTGGTGGCCGAGAAACCCGGCTTCTTTACCGCCCGCCAGCGCATCACCACGGTTGGCAAAATGCCGCCGCAGGACCAGTTGCCAAACGAGGTGAACGAAGTACGCCTGACCGCCACGCTGGTGCTTAATGAGATCGTGAAAGAGAAAGCCATTGTGCTGGAGAACATCTTCTACGATTACGACAAGGCTAATATCCGGCCGGATGCAGCCGTGGAGCTGGACAAACTGGTGCAGGTGCTGCAGGATAATCCGAAGATCACCATTGAACTGAGCTCGCATACCGATGCCCGCGGCTCCGACGCCTACAACCAGGACCTCTCGCAGCGCCGTGCCGAGTCTGCCGTGGAATACATTATTTCCAAAGGCATCGACCGGGCACGTATTACGGCCAAAGGCTACGGCGAGAGCCGTCCGGTCGTGAAAAATGCCAAAACCGAAGAAGAACACCAGCGCAACCGCCGCACCGAATTCAAGGTGGTACGTATACAGGAATAA
- a CDS encoding (Fe-S)-binding protein encodes MEENKRLVKVPTMAQMAANGEEPEILFWVGCAGAFDDRYKRVTRAFVQILEHVGVKYAVLGTEESCTGDPAKRAGNEFLFQMQALTNIEVLNAYNVKKIVTACPHCFNTIKNEYPDLGGNYEVIHHSTFLQQLINEGKVHVQGGEAFKGKRITYHDSCYLGRANGIYEAPRDVLAALDADLVEMKRSRANGLCCGAGGAQMFKEPEPGKKDINIERTEEALAALGTGNGVIATACPFCMVMMNDGVKNKEQEENVKVFDIAELIAQAEGLTK; translated from the coding sequence ATGGAAGAAAATAAAAGATTAGTGAAAGTGCCGACCATGGCCCAGATGGCAGCCAATGGCGAGGAGCCCGAGATCTTATTCTGGGTGGGTTGTGCCGGCGCTTTCGATGACCGCTATAAGAGAGTAACCCGCGCGTTTGTGCAGATACTGGAGCATGTGGGCGTAAAGTATGCCGTGCTGGGCACCGAAGAGAGCTGCACCGGCGATCCGGCCAAGCGCGCCGGCAACGAGTTTTTGTTCCAGATGCAGGCGCTCACCAATATCGAGGTGCTCAATGCCTACAACGTAAAAAAGATCGTGACGGCCTGTCCCCATTGCTTTAATACTATCAAAAACGAATACCCTGACCTGGGCGGAAACTATGAGGTGATTCACCATTCCACCTTTCTGCAGCAGCTTATAAACGAAGGCAAGGTGCATGTGCAGGGTGGCGAGGCCTTTAAAGGCAAACGCATCACCTACCACGATTCCTGTTACCTGGGCCGTGCCAATGGTATTTATGAGGCGCCGCGCGATGTGCTGGCTGCCCTGGATGCGGACCTGGTGGAGATGAAGCGCAGCCGCGCCAACGGCCTTTGCTGCGGCGCCGGGGGTGCCCAGATGTTTAAAGAGCCCGAGCCCGGCAAAAAAGACATCAACATTGAGCGCACCGAGGAAGCCCTGGCTGCCCTGGGTACCGGCAATGGGGTAATTGCCACAGCATGCCCTTTCTGCATGGTGATGATGAACGATGGGGTAAAGAACAAGGAGCAGGAAGAAAACGTAAAAGTCTTCGATATTGCCGAGTTAATCGCACAGGCAGAAGGGCTTACCAAGTAA
- a CDS encoding (Fe-S)-binding protein, translating to MYNEHSAVIGIQNIIFLLVAAAGIGLFVWQVRKIRKNVLLGRDLELADNPSERLNKMLLVAFGQQKMFKRPLPAVLHLFVYVGFLVINIEVLEILIDGIFGTHRVLGFAGPLYNALMAFNEILAALVIVACAIFLWRRNVSKVPRLANGVEMRAWPKMDANVILITEIVLMLALFAFNISDLKLAQLTGREMAGSFPVSGAFVNLFGSDPATLHTIERVGWWIHILGILAFMNYLPSSKHFHIIMAFPNVYFSKLLPKGKFTTNPAITHEIKAMLDPSYQPPAPETDADGNPIVQRFGAKDVEDLTWKQLMDSYTCTECGRCTSVCPANITGKLLSPRKIVMDTRDRMEEKGEHPAIFRPNHYKEMGVERVTVTEEKTLLRGYVTPEELWACTTCNACVEACPVNIDQLSTIMDLRRFLVLEESAAPASLNAMFTNIENNGAPWAFPASDRFNWADELYVPSKN from the coding sequence ATGTATAACGAACATTCTGCTGTGATAGGAATACAGAACATTATCTTTTTGCTGGTTGCTGCGGCGGGCATCGGTCTGTTTGTGTGGCAGGTACGCAAGATCCGCAAGAACGTGCTGCTGGGCCGCGACCTGGAACTGGCCGATAACCCCTCGGAACGCCTGAATAAAATGTTGCTGGTAGCGTTTGGCCAGCAGAAAATGTTTAAGCGCCCGCTACCTGCCGTGCTGCACCTGTTTGTGTACGTGGGCTTCCTGGTGATCAACATCGAGGTGCTGGAGATCCTGATCGACGGCATCTTTGGCACGCACCGCGTGCTGGGCTTTGCCGGCCCGCTGTATAATGCCCTGATGGCTTTTAATGAAATACTGGCTGCGCTGGTGATTGTAGCCTGTGCCATTTTTCTGTGGAGGAGAAATGTATCTAAAGTGCCGCGCCTGGCAAATGGCGTAGAAATGCGTGCCTGGCCTAAAATGGACGCCAACGTGATCCTGATTACGGAGATCGTGCTGATGCTGGCGTTGTTTGCATTCAACATCTCTGATCTGAAACTGGCCCAGCTCACAGGCCGCGAAATGGCCGGCAGCTTCCCGGTAAGTGGAGCGTTTGTAAATTTGTTCGGAAGTGATCCTGCAACGCTGCACACCATCGAGCGCGTGGGCTGGTGGATCCACATCCTGGGCATACTTGCCTTTATGAACTACCTGCCCAGCTCCAAGCACTTCCACATTATCATGGCCTTCCCGAACGTATACTTCTCTAAGCTGCTGCCCAAAGGGAAATTTACGACTAACCCGGCCATCACACACGAAATAAAGGCCATGTTGGACCCCAGCTACCAGCCACCCGCCCCGGAAACAGATGCCGACGGCAACCCCATTGTGCAGCGCTTTGGCGCCAAAGATGTGGAAGACCTGACCTGGAAGCAGCTCATGGACTCCTATACTTGTACCGAGTGCGGCCGCTGTACGTCCGTTTGCCCGGCCAATATCACTGGCAAGCTGCTTTCGCCCCGCAAGATCGTGATGGACACCCGCGACAGGATGGAGGAGAAGGGCGAGCACCCGGCTATTTTCCGCCCCAACCATTACAAAGAGATGGGAGTGGAGCGTGTAACCGTAACCGAGGAGAAAACGCTGCTGCGCGGATATGTAACCCCCGAAGAGCTTTGGGCCTGCACCACCTGCAATGCCTGCGTGGAAGCCTGCCCGGTAAATATCGACCAGCTATCAACCATTATGGACCTGCGGCGCTTCCTGGTGCTGGAGGAGTCGGCGGCTCCGGCCTCGCTCAATGCCATGTTCACCAACATCGAAAACAACGGCGCCCCCTGGGCGTTCCCGGCCTCCGACCGCTTTAACTGGGCCGACGAGCTGTATGTACCTTCAAAAAATTAG
- a CDS encoding DnaJ domain-containing protein: MEPNYYTILGINTTASMQEVKVAYKRLALRYHPDRNPGNAHAEERFKQVNTAYQTLSNPGKRARYDLRLQYQREHQRVLRQQAQPQDPRYYQTRPPASVSERHYRTIRHEEKRFSRKDWYITLAFVGGLLLMSLLLKVTMDYITGEDKYKTALTYMQDGKYSSAHRLLSDAITFQPRNVAAYRARARIELDVFEDYPAALNDLNQVIALQKQPSAQVYFMRARSHQQLANYPHAEADLTRALQLNPKLWSAYLKRGEVRLFYLHAYEAAIEDLTTFLQHSPGKAKQEEALTYRGFSYYKTDSLPAAEQDYRQALALNRQNGRVYYLLGRLELEQQQPDSACMHWGAAYQLGYSAALQELRQHCR; this comes from the coding sequence TTGGAGCCTAACTATTACACCATTCTGGGTATAAATACCACTGCCTCCATGCAGGAGGTGAAGGTGGCCTATAAGCGGCTCGCCCTCCGGTATCATCCGGACAGGAACCCGGGAAACGCGCATGCAGAAGAACGGTTTAAACAAGTGAACACGGCTTACCAGACGCTGTCTAACCCCGGCAAGCGTGCCCGCTACGACCTGCGCCTGCAGTACCAGCGCGAACACCAGCGGGTGCTCCGCCAGCAGGCACAACCGCAGGACCCGCGGTATTATCAGACGCGGCCGCCGGCTTCGGTGTCGGAGCGCCATTACCGCACCATCCGGCACGAGGAAAAGCGCTTCTCCCGAAAGGACTGGTATATAACGTTAGCATTTGTGGGTGGCCTGCTGCTGATGAGCCTGTTGCTGAAAGTAACCATGGATTACATAACGGGCGAAGATAAGTATAAAACAGCCTTAACCTATATGCAAGATGGCAAATATAGCAGCGCCCACCGGCTCCTTTCTGACGCCATTACCTTCCAGCCCCGCAATGTGGCGGCTTACCGGGCACGCGCAAGGATAGAGCTGGATGTGTTTGAGGATTACCCGGCTGCCCTGAACGATCTGAACCAGGTGATCGCCTTGCAGAAACAGCCTTCGGCCCAGGTTTATTTTATGCGGGCACGCAGCCACCAGCAGTTAGCCAATTATCCGCACGCCGAGGCCGACCTGACCCGGGCACTGCAGCTGAACCCGAAACTATGGTCTGCTTACCTGAAGCGGGGAGAGGTGCGGCTTTTTTACCTGCATGCCTACGAAGCGGCGATTGAAGACCTGACTACTTTCCTGCAGCACAGCCCGGGCAAAGCAAAGCAGGAGGAGGCCCTTACCTACCGGGGGTTTAGCTACTATAAAACTGATAGCCTGCCGGCAGCGGAGCAGGATTACCGGCAGGCACTGGCGCTAAACCGCCAGAACGGGCGCGTATACTATTTGCTGGGCCGCCTGGAACTGGAGCAGCAGCAGCCCGATTCAGCCTGCATGCATTGGGGAGCCGCCTACCAGTTGGGCTACTCGGCGGCCCTGCAGGAGCTGCGGCAGCATTGCCGCTAG
- a CDS encoding phage holin family protein: protein MATQDNGTREKNPNLIENLMGYIDTRIDIIRLEIQEKLKTSFVSLLHVLLLGFAAFMSIIFVSIFLGLLLNHLLDSSFWGFGIIALIYVALLVILVIGVDKKVFQGVADKAFDNTIYKTDKREPNV, encoded by the coding sequence ATGGCTACACAAGACAACGGCACACGCGAAAAAAACCCTAATCTGATCGAGAACCTGATGGGGTATATTGATACCCGCATTGATATTATCCGGCTCGAGATACAGGAGAAGCTTAAGACCTCATTTGTAAGCCTGCTCCACGTGCTCCTGCTGGGCTTTGCCGCCTTTATGAGCATCATCTTTGTAAGCATCTTTCTTGGGCTGCTCCTCAACCATCTGCTCGACAGCTCTTTCTGGGGGTTTGGCATTATTGCCCTGATCTATGTGGCGCTGTTGGTCATACTAGTCATTGGAGTGGATAAGAAAGTATTTCAGGGGGTAGCTGATAAAGCCTTCGATAATACCATCTATAAAACAGATAAAAGAGAACCAAACGTATGA